In Anopheles bellator chromosome 2, idAnoBellAS_SP24_06.2, whole genome shotgun sequence, the genomic stretch ATCACGTCCGGTTCGCTGCCAGGCTTGGCCTTGCGTTGCGCTTGATAAGGTCCAGCCATTCCAACTCGAATGCCAATAAATTGCATAATCTTAACGATTAAAATCAACTTCAATGAGCGGGTTCCGGGGAGGGGTTGAGTCGAGTGGCGGGACATCGGGTCGGTTAATAATTGCGTGTCTCCTTTGGTAGCTCGCAAGGGCACTTCTCAATGCCCTTCCTTTCATCAGCACATCATTCCGAAACACATTAATTCGGTTCTAAATGACACGGACACCACCCGCGGGGCTATGTCTTTCGCACCGCCAAGAACCTGCGAAGCGCGTCGGGCTATAAACGCCAGGCAAAAGAGAATGTGCCAAGGACTCAAGTGAAGCGTAGTTTAGCGTCTAGAGCCTCTGAAGAAATGTTCAAAACCAACCGTGACCTTGGAATGGGGCCGCTGGCTTAAAGTGACGCTCTCGGGAggatcataaataaaatttaaactcCCAAACTGCCAAGCCCGCGGCGAACCCACAGAGCACCCCACAGTTATCCGTTGGCAAGATTGTCCAGACCGTGCGCGCTTCCGTCTGAATGATTTGAATTCCAAAACGTTGCGTGTTCGGCGGGCATCCTGGAACCCGGGGTTTTGTCAACAGATTGATATTCGTCTTTTTTAGCACcttttgccaccaccgcgaTGCCACGGTGCCGGAGGCTCTCCCTCCTTCTCTCAATCCAACAATCCGCGGCCATTCTGCGTGGCCATTAGTGTGCGCAGCAATTTACCGCATTCCTCCGGAGCCGGCCACATATACACACGGGCGGTGCGAGAGATCCGCGGGCAAGGTTGTTGATCGACGGATGACCGCACCCCACCGGAGAGACGCGGCCGGTAATCGTGTAAGCATTATTTGCTGTGATCTCACTTACACTCACCGATCGGGCCCCGCGCGGCACCAGTTCAACACGACGCCGCCAGCCACACCCTTATGTTGCGTAGACCTCGAACAGCGGCCAGGCAAGGCAAGAGCCTCGCGTATCTCGCCCAGCCCAGTTTGTTGTGTGTTCGCGGGTCGGTGTTTGCATACTCCGCAGTTCTTCGGACGCGTCACCTCTTGGTAGCGAGCGTTGGCTCCTACGAATGACGAGCCCGATTCCGGCATTCGCTGGTTTGGCGTGCCGTTACTTCAGCGTGCCACTTCCCTACGCGCGAGAGCGATCGTAAATTGTGCGTTGTTTTAATGGCGACCAGGCGTCGTTTGGCCGCTTGGCATTCCGGTGGTGCGCTACAGTACGGGATCGATTCATGGCCGCCAAAGTTGGTCAAGCGGCTGCTCAAGAGGGGGTACGTGAAGTGGTTACGCCGTTCGAAGAACAGCTTAAACAAACAGAGGGCCGCCACTTTGGTGTGCCCTTTTAGCGATTTGTGGAACTGGAGCGAGCTGAGAGCGGGCCCTGCGGAGGAGCGGTGGAAGTGGATCTGCGTGCACGTGCGTGATTTGCGTAGTAAACATGCACCGCTGCGTGTGGCAGGGGTCGCCGGCGATGCTGCCGCGGCTGCCCAAGCCTTTGGCTCGTGCAGGGTCGTGCGTGCATTCCCTAAACAAATGCGTTGAAGTCTTTGAAGCGATTCGCTTTAATTGAAGGCAAGCTTTTGCTTagcaaaaataatcaaaacccCGCAAAATTACGAATAGTCAGACAAGCGTTAATCCAAGGGGGTGACCTTTTTGGCGCAAAATGGTGACACTTTGGGGACGTCGCGCCCGGCGTTTGTCTCACCCGTCTCGAATTATCCCTGCCCGCGGAACCATGAAATGGATGGGCTCGGTACGCCGCAGTCGCTCACGGATTGTGGCCACTTGTGGGACATTGTTTCAACCAAATGCACACCGTGCCAATGGCTTTTCGTGGCGCGCACCGTTCGAGCGTGGAACAAGCCGGTGACGCGGAGCCTTTAGCGTCGCCATCGCAGAGCAAATCGCAATGGACGCAATGGAGCACCGAGTGGGGTGGAGAAGAAGCAATTTAACAGCATATTCGCACGATCGTCTCTCGCGGCCGTCACGGGGCCCCCGGTGCAGTCGGATGCACAAGTGCACCGAGGACAGATTTGCTCCTCGAGCGATGCACGACTGAGCTTTGTCGGGGGATTGAAACGGCAACAGCTAATCGTCGGCCTCCCCGGAGCACATTGTGCGCTTCACTGGGTAACCGCATTAGTGACTGTAGTGGCATTCGCTGTGGCAAGTAGTATTACGTCTGTTACCGGAGCACCGGATGGTAACGGAATTGCGACAAAAGCTGTACAAGCTGGTTGTTTGAATAAATGGGCTAGTgggaaattgattaaattcgAATAACTGGCTTTATAAAAACGTAAAGCTgattaaaaaaagaactttAGAGACATTTCAGGCACTTAGCGTAGTACACACCTAGTTGTAGAGTTGAGTATGTTATTGCGTTGGAACAAACCCAGCCAGGCAATGACGACCCTAGAGACCTTTTCATGTAATAACTCTGGTCTATCAATCCAAGAACAATGTCGTGGATTACAAGCTAATGAACAATACTAGACAAGCATACTATAACATACAGGGACTTAAGATCAAGAGTGTCATAAAGTTCTaccaataaataataatacagGCGAGAGTTAAAGTACTCTCctattcgatttttttgcggTCAGAATGCTATGGGACACCCTGTCCTTCGGTGCTCTGAAAGCTGTGTAACCAATGGCTAACTGTAAGCCTCTGCCAATAATGGTTGAACCTGACACATACCGATTCCCTCGCCATCTTTCGCCGTTTAGTCAAACAAAACGGCCACTAACTCTACcaccatccggttccgggtgtgGTCGTTGTGAAATTTTCGATTCTATGCAGTCTTTGGCCCATCTCCGACGAGCTGGTTCCTACTCCGCACCCTTGGCTGAATGGCGCACCTTGTTTCCCGTGACCTTGGCGGTTGATGATTTCATATCGCCTCGCCCGATGACGATCGATTCGAAATACCCTCAGtggctgcggcggtggcgattcTCGAGGAGGAAATAGAATTTCAAATGAGATTTGACTGTCTGGCGAGTCGGAGAGCGGACGGACCGGGAGACAATGCTCGATTATGGTAGGCATTCGCGAGCGGCGTCACCTTAGACGGAAAAGTTTAACGATCCATTGAAATGTGGCCGGGTGCTGCGCGGTCCGCGAACGTTCCGATGCTGCGTTAGAGCCTCCTCACATAGGAATGATCGAGTGAGACTGGAAGTCACGTGAAGGTCGATTGGGTGGAAGTGTACATAAGCATGGCTTAAAATGAaccggatggccaccggataAGAAAAGCGAACGCTCCGAAGCGTATCGACTTAGTCGGGTCGCGCTGCTAAGCAGTTCGACCATCATCATTTTGcagcaaatttattggcggcAAGCGCGTTTGGACCGGGCCTACGCGGTGAGCTTGACGAGCttttaataattcataaaCCGCTTTTCTTCTGTTTCATCTTATTGACCGGTCGTAACTCACAACTCGTAACGTCCCCCCAAAAAGCGGCCACCATAAGTTACGCACGTGCATCTCGTGGTGTTCGTAAATAATGTTTGCCCGTCCGAACCGATTTCCGCGCCAaattgcttttgtttgttgtacaACAAATCCGCATAACCGTGACAATATTTGGCGAAAAGTGAATAATCCATCTTTACGTCACTCGTGTGGTTGTTGGGGAGTTTTGAGTGCtcgttgattgaaaaattcGAATTGCGTTTGAAATATGTAACGCTTACTTCTTGCACTCAGTCGCTCACGAGAACCGAAATTACCGGTCAATTTCTACGGGTACCGCAACGACCTACGTGACCGAGGAAAAAATGCACCCCGAACAACATGGCAACGGCCACAAACGTTACACAAACACCGGCTGCTTCCGGCGGTTTGCGAGTATGCGCGAGATGAATCTGCGATGATCGTGCGTTACGATCGGCCACGGGTTTGATTGGCCAACtactttcgctttttgttAATTCGATAAATTAAATGACTGGCCGAAgcggaaaaataattattccCAGCCAATGGGAGGCagcgggaaaaaggaaaaccggaCGAATACGCTGTCTGTGGTGCATCCGACGTATGTGGAATCGAATTATgaaaccccccccccggccgaGGGAGAAGACGATAGTTGACGTCCTCGTGTGGTTTTGGGCTCAGGCCCCGAAGATCTTACCCATAAAACTTCGCTCCTTCGTTTGGAAGATGTTTGCATTTTCATGATGTTGTTTCCTCTGCAGGTTTTCACCGGCGCGACCAGCCCTCTAACGAGGTGAAAATTTCGGAGGCCACCATATCGGCTAGCGTGCGATCACGATGGAGGTCCAGACCGCGCTGGTGCTGACGATCCAGCTGATCGCCCTGTTCTCGATAGCCGGCGCTCTGCTGCTGTATCTGCTGTGCAAGGTGCGCGGTACCCGCGACGATCAAACTGGCATCCAGAAGGGATCGATCCTGGTGACCTGCGCGGACACTGCCCTCGGCTTGCAGGTAAGCCCCACTCTCGTGGGTTGTTGTTTCTCTCGGTCCTTCGGTTCAGCGGCCACTACCGGCTTCCCACACGTGTATCGAAACTAACTTTCACGCCGTGAACGTCCCGGGTGCTTTCTCCGAGACGTGCGGTGAATGAGAGATGCGCCAGACCCACTGGACGGGGtggtaaaatgaaaattaatgttttgatAAACTCCACAAACACATTTAATTAGACGATTGTGTATGGCACACGTCCTGCTGTCGCCGCGCTACCGGACACTAATTGGTTCCACTTCTCCGTTTCCCTTGTAGATTTGCACGTTTTTCGCCAGCAAGGGACACCGGGTGTTTGCGGGTATGAAGGACCCCATGGAGTCGCTGCCGGCGAAGCTGCTGCGTGGCTGGATGAAGATGCGGGAAAACTCGGACGCCCCGGTCAGTGGTTCGGTGGTGCCGATGAAGATCGACGTGACGCGCGAGGATGTGCTGCGGGAGGCCGCCGAGTCGATGGGAGCCCATCTGAATGCCGGCGAGCGGGGCATTCTGGCCGTGATCAATACGGCCGGTTCGGTGTACCGCGGGCGAATCGACTCGCAGGACTCGCTCCAGTGGGAGAACATGTTCAAGAACAACGTGATGGGCTGTCTGCGAACTGCCAGGGCTTTCATCGGACTGCTGCGGCCAACCCGTGGTAGGCTCATTCTGCTCGGCTCCGgcaacgatgacgatgggtTGACGGTTTTCATGGCGACCCGGAACGCAGTCCAGGGATGTGCCGATGCGCTGCGCAAAGAACTCAGACCTTACGGCGTTAGTGTGGTGACACTGGACTCGCGTGGAGTACCGGCAGAGTCACTCTTCAAGGCACCGGTCCCGTACAGTAAGTAGTGGCCGCGCGGTGGGCCGCTTCCGAGTGTCCAGAGCTAATCGTTGCCGTTCGCTTGCAGCAATCTCCGACGAGGAAGGCGTTCCGACGCAATACAGCGCGGATGTTTTGACCACCTCCGCCCTGGGAGTCATCGAGCGGGCGCTCTACGACAACCGTCCCAGTGAGACCTACTGTCTGTCGGTGCCAAACAGCAAGTTCCAGGTGAAGCTACCGTGCCGGTCATCGTTGAAGATTTCCGCCAACCGCACgacgaacccgaaaccgatacAGAGCGTCTGAGCGTCCAGGCCCGGACCGATTTGGAGCAAGGAACGAACAAGACGAACACACACGCACTAACTCGACGTTAGTCACCGCTCTGGTCCACGCCAACGCGACGCCACGGGACGAGTCGACGGGGACCGTGGACAGATTTCAGAATTTCTTTGTGCCTTTTCGTTTGCCTTCTTCCGTTTCGCTAGGTTTGAAGCATGGGAACGTGTCATCTTTACTCACGCTCGCGTCTGTTGCCTCTCGTTTCGATCGTgaacgcggccggccggcttttgATAGTGCCTAACGCTTTAAAGTGGGACTCAGGGCTCAGGGCATTCATTGGCTTCGTCACACCAGTTTCACCGTCCCGGCGCTGCGAACGAATGCTATTTTTCCCATtgtaaaatttgtttattttaagcAAATGATATGATTGTTTTAGTGTATAGTTATCGACAGAAATACAGATATATTTCGCTCATTTGTATTTAATAAAGCGTTGGAGCATTGGAATTGAGTCCTGTCCGGAATGGGTTGCGTTctcgaaagtggaaaaggaaagaacTCTAAGTAAAATTGTCGTAAATTTATCGGCAACCGCCAATGGgggtttaaatttaaaaccgaAGCTAGCAGTTCATACAGTGGCCGCAGCGGCGCATATTGGCGCTACCATGCCGTTTGTTTACGGAGAACTGTCAAACGTAATGGCAGTTCTTTTTTGCAATGCATTTTCggcaaaagtaaacaaaggCTGTAAGTTTGCTGAAGATGAGCCAGAATATTGGCTTACAGGAGGTAAGTTGCGgcgctgttttttttaaattctgcCACCATTGGTAGAAAGGATTCGATAATTACTCGAACGATTCTATATTACCTTGATATTGCTGCTGCGTTCGCAAGGCCAACCCTGAGCCAGGAAGGATGGAAGAAGCGCTGACTCAAAGCCCCGCCGTGGATCCAGCATTGAACGTAAGTCAAGGCATTTCAAACCCTtccaaacattattttaaagagTACTGGTTATGCAGAAATACCAACAAGTTTTGGACGGAGCAATGGAAAGGCTGGAAGGCGACACAGACACAAAACAGTCAGAAGGCACCGCCAGCAATCAAAAGGGCACAAAAGCGGGTAGTTTAATGCCTCTAGCAGAGATGGAAACGGATGAGATTCAATCGGTggaaccgaccgagaccgaccCGAAGCGCAAGCTTCTGCGAACCTGGCTGAACAGCATGTTCCGCATCAAAATGACGGATGGTAGAATATTGATAGGATTTTTCGTTTGCACGGACGCGGAAGCAAACGTAGTGCTGCAGGTGACTAGCGAATACACCGAGATCGGCGGCGAGGAACGGTACCTGGGGCTGGTGATGATTCCGGGACGCTACATAGTTTCGATAGAGGAACGCAATGATGTTGGCAAGTCGTGGTGGTCTTAGGTAGGAGTAGTCCTTCAACAGGACTTTATTCGGTACATAGTCTATGTCACTCTTTCGCAATAATAACGTTTTCCACTAACAAACCCAGAAGCGTTTGGCTTTATTTTATACACTAGTGTTAAACGCGCACCTGGAGTGTTACGGCTTGTCTTTGTGTTCACCATTGAGCGGTTCGTATCCTTTGGCCATCTTCTGCTTGAACTGGTCGTACGTCCGTTTCCGATCGAAATGTTTTACCCACTGGGCCGGGCATCCTTGTTGGTACAGTTTGCGCAGGTGAATACATTCCTTCGGTTCCGGGGCCTGCGATGTACACTGATAATCGGGCGCGTACTTATCGAGGCACGCCCAGTACTGATCCCGGGTGTTCCAGCACTTTTCTCGGGTCTCTTTATCAGGAAACGACATTTTCCGGCTCGATTCGGGCGGCACAACAAACGGCTATCCGGCTATCCCGTCTTATATCATCGCCGCGAGAAGGATTTGTTGTGTACGAAATGACAACTCGTGCTGTGCGCGAACACCGGGGGCTACTCTGGCGCACAACCAGCGGGTGCTTCCATTAAAGACAACCAGAGGGCGCTGTTAATcgacaatttaaaaattcgtTTCCAAAAGAAAACGTTGAAAAGCTCACATCTTTTGCAGACGTTTGTGTTAACCGATTGGGTTTTTATCATGCAATACTGTTACGCATAAATCCGTGGTATGATATGGATTGTTTGTACGAAATGCATGCAAATTTAACGCATGTCGTGTGACGGTGCTAAATCATCCCGATGTGAATTCATTACCGACAACCCTCGGTGAGGCCACGTCAAAGAAAAGCGGTTCGAGATTAATGCGGCTATCGATTAAATGTTTGCCCAGCTGGCGATAAATCCTGCAATTATTCGGCCAGGATCTGAAGATAATCGTCAGGGGTTTGTAATTGAATTCGCTTCAATAATTATTCATCTAATGAGTCCGGCCGATAATGGGTTGAGTGCCGGCTCCGTTCTCCTATTGCAAAttcgcaccggcaccgccgctACTAATGGGTTTGCAATGCGATCCGGTCAAATGACCCCAACGAAAGCAATGCGACGCGATTTGAACCAATAGcaatgtgttttttgttgttgctgttgttgcgccGCTTAAAGCTTTCAGCCAGCAACACAGTCACCGAAACCCGGTCACCGGAGTGTCACTGGTTCACTAAATATATATCGGAAtcgttgtttgatgtttatCGCAATTAATTAGGCGACCAGAGCTGACCCCTGCAACGGACAGCAGGAACAGTCGGGACTAGCCCTCGGTGAAACGGGGCCGGCCTGTAACATCTGTTTGTTACTAGCAAATTCCAACGTAATGGGCTGTTAACGATTCTcccttttttaatttcacactGCGTCCCCGGAACGCTTTCCCGGGCTTTTCGGcgccgaaaatggaaaaaacccCAGTCATCTTTTCTCCCAATTAAAACGGGAGCGCTGTTTGGCGGGACCCTGGGAAAGGATCTGGCCCGGCGGAGGCCACTGGCCGTGGCCAAGGTTCAAAGGCACCCTCGGCTGGGTGTGGGGATCctttttacgattattttgCGCAGGCCATTTCTCGGTCCCGGCACCCGCTCGGTGTCTTTGAGGAGAAATTGAATTGACAGAGCAGTTGGGAGATGAGTGTACCCTTTTTTCCGGCAAAACCGTTCCCGCCTCCTTGTGATCTTTTTTATTGGCCGGCCTGTCGATGGCAGAAATcggaaattggaaattttTAAAAGCTCTGCAACATAAAAACTTTTCCGAATAATTGTTCGGGGAATCGGTTCTACGATTGGGAACAATAGCGCAGTGCAAAGCTGTTTTCAATTCCAATAGTTTGTACGCGCTCGCAGTGGTATGATTGGCTTGATTGTTGttaaaatggtttattttttatggaCGGTACCGTTGTATGAATAGTGTTTCGCCCTGTACGAATAAAGCTCATTGTCCTTCAAAAAATGCCTTCTTTTCTGCGAAGGATCTAATTGTAAAGAGAGAGACAATTAAATTTCAAGTGAAAAGCCAGACACAAATGAATTACCTTCCAGAGATGCCCGGCCTCGGCTtgaatttaacaaaacaaactgaacaaGCAACAAGCATTACATTCGCATTCGGCACCCTATCCTGCGGGCTTTAGTATTCGAGTTCTCAAATCACTTTTTATGGTTCGCAAACTTCTTTTCTTAACATACGCCATTGCAGCGGCAAACAGAGGGGCCGGCACATAATTATTCTAATACCACGATTATGTTGcgccaaaaaagaaaacagagcaCACCAACCACCCACGCCCCCCGGTGACGAGTCAAATCATCACTCTTCTCTCCGCTCTGCGATCGCTCCCTGGATGTCCCGCAAACTTGTTGATAGTTCTGTCGGCAACCCCGGGTTTTTAGCACCCAGCTCGCCGAGCATAGGCGATGGGTCgggtggaaagaaaactgGTCAATtgtatttgcataaattgtgtTTCAGCATCAGCCCAGCCATGGGCAGCATTCTCCCCGGCCagcacatttttttatttacacgttttaattttgtatttcctGGCGCAATGTGCCAATGGCGTACACTGCGGGAAATGGAGAGTAGGATTTCCACCAACCTTGGCGGTGTGCGGCGGCCCGGTTCGTTGGCGATGGGGCGTGAAAAGCGTTGGTCGGGTGCTGGGCATTAGGCAGAGGGCAAATAGTTTAAACTCAATGATGAAGTTTAAATCTAATTAGATCTTCCGGCTTTGGCTCGGGCATTGATAGTCGCTACTTTCCGCTACGCTTCGTGAACCCGacgcgtgccgtgccgttttcCGTGCCATGTTTCGGATGAGAACACTTTGAGGGGATCGAGCGATGGGAAACTCGGAAATATCTGCAAAAACAACGGTGAAGTAAATAAGGAGGGAAACCCCGGCGAAAGAATAGCTGCACGCCTTGGTCAATCTAAATGAaaagtggaaacaaaaaaacgtcaaGAATCATTGGGCCAAGAAACATTTAGCTTGCTGTTTTCTAGAACGAGTTCCCTTCCAGCACGTTACGGTTGATTGAAAACACATGTTAACAAAGCAGATAAGAGGTCACAGTTGATTGAACGGGGCCAAGTGTGAACCGGGGAAAATCAATTGGGCGAATATTGGCATCCGTTTAAATCAACGGACGAACTGAGTTCAAGCAGAAGGGCATTTTGTATCGCCATTTTGTCATCatataaattgtaaaatttaataGAAATCTTAATCTAAACAAAGGCTTTctaaaaaaacattgaaagtaaaatgaaataagttttgcattgttttgccATTTGAAAATCGTGTTGCCAAAAGGTAAGAGCTGTGTATAAATTTAATGTTAAAGTTATGGAATGTTGATGTGGATCTTTTCTCATCTCACTTATGAAGATTAACATTTatatcatttttattaatgtatttattttatttttaaatatcaCTATCACTTAAAGTAAAGTACGGTTCGAAGCGACATTTAATATTTTGTAACAAACATAGAAAATATAGGAAAAACCAGCTAACACTTAATTCTGGCCAACATAAATCGATAAGGTACTAGCTCTAGAAGCGATCCAACTTTGCCCAACACGGCCACACGCCTTGGAACCAATTCATTATCAGGTGACAACAGCACGGGGGATATAGAGCAACATCGATTATCTCGCCGATGCGCCGGTCCACCGTCGATGGtgcttctattgtttttggtccgCCTATGCCGAACATGGGTGCGCGTATCGATAGGCCGTTGTATCAAAAATGGATGATCCAAAGAACGGCCAGAGGGGCACCAGGGTCCCCGGTCCGTTATGATATGGGGCACCTGCTATGCTTGTCGCCGGTCGTCTGCCCGATAGATCCAGCATAGATTGTCCAATGACTGTACCATGGCGACCGATTATCGGTATAGTTGGCACCCTCGGCGCCGAAGGGACGAACATCCCCGAGGATGCACTTCCATCGATACGCTTGTTTTCGGACTAATTTTGGCACCTTTTTCCGGGAACGGATCGGAACCCCGACGGTACCATTCTTGTTGGTCCCGTGATGTAATCGGATGCACCTTGCTGCAGTTATGGCTCGCCGGGGGCTCGGAATTTTCGCATCAATCGTCGGGGCGCCCAAAAAGTCGACGTACCTCaatgcggtggtggtgcggtggtcACGGGACCTACCTTCAGTCGCCAGTTTCCATTCGTGCATAATTTTGCACTCCAGAATTTACGCAATCCCCTTTTCGGCATTAGGGGCGCTGCATTTCGCGGGCGGGCATTGTTGTTTGATGCATATTTTTGCATGGTTCACGAACAATTAACGCACACGAAGAGTGGTGTGCGCTGTTGGTGGCATTTTGAGCCACAAAAAGGTGAGCCAACCAAACTCGGCGCTCGATCACGCACCGTAGCCTCCGGAGGGCCATTTCCTGGGCTTCGCTATGTATAATTTAGGCAGCGTGCCGTACAGCGATACGGGTGTAATAATCGGGCACAAACTACGATCCGGATTCCCGGTACGCAGCTACGGTGGCGTTAATATCTGGGTGTCATGCTACGAAATTTATAAC encodes the following:
- the LOC131212027 gene encoding retinol dehydrogenase 5 codes for the protein MEVQTALVLTIQLIALFSIAGALLLYLLCKVRGTRDDQTGIQKGSILVTCADTALGLQICTFFASKGHRVFAGMKDPMESLPAKLLRGWMKMRENSDAPVSGSVVPMKIDVTREDVLREAAESMGAHLNAGERGILAVINTAGSVYRGRIDSQDSLQWENMFKNNVMGCLRTARAFIGLLRPTRGRLILLGSGNDDDGLTVFMATRNAVQGCADALRKELRPYGVSVVTLDSRGVPAESLFKAPVPYTISDEEGVPTQYSADVLTTSALGVIERALYDNRPSETYCLSVPNSKFQVKLPCRSSLKISANRTTNPKPIQSV
- the LOC131209772 gene encoding uncharacterized protein LOC131209772; this translates as MSQNIGLQEANPEPGRMEEALTQSPAVDPALNKYQQVLDGAMERLEGDTDTKQSEGTASNQKGTKAGSLMPLAEMETDEIQSVEPTETDPKRKLLRTWLNSMFRIKMTDGRILIGFFVCTDAEANVVLQVTSEYTEIGGEERYLGLVMIPGRYIVSIEERNDVGKSWWS
- the LOC131209773 gene encoding cytochrome c oxidase assembly factor 6 homolog, whose translation is MSFPDKETREKCWNTRDQYWACLDKYAPDYQCTSQAPEPKECIHLRKLYQQGCPAQWVKHFDRKRTYDQFKQKMAKGYEPLNGEHKDKP